In Mastacembelus armatus chromosome 4, fMasArm1.2, whole genome shotgun sequence, the following are encoded in one genomic region:
- the r3hdm4 gene encoding R3H domain-containing protein 4, with amino-acid sequence MVVLTSDNEEQDYILIEERKCSSLPSSPAKRVSPTKKKQFFINQAIRNSDLIPRAKGKKSLRRQENTRFLANLLERDECSKDDLEVCSTPAIPSIFTEACTNGNYIEPWNDFMNCSGEEQERLLALLEKDEAKKKHTNRLLKDQRNVNPAFTAQDCFQRIDRRLRVTLKRKQIPLGTLEVLEEHLLRFFNTQPQSVYTTNLASSFERLLLHAVCQYMDLVSASTSYNGLRQTEVVNKQDKFLPPALLLSAYLEQMS; translated from the exons CCTGATAGAGGAGCGTAAATGCTCCTCCCTGCCCAGCTCTCCCGCCAAGCGAGTGTCTCCCACCAAAAAGAAGCAGTTCTTTATCAACCAAGCCATCCGCAACTCTGACCTCATTCCTAGAGCCAAAGGCAAGAAGAGCCTCCGCCGACAGGAGAACA CACGCTTTCTCGCTAATCTGCTCGAGAGGGACGAGTGCTCCAAAGATGATCTGGAGGTTTGCAGTACTCCAGCCATCCCGTCCATCTTCACCGAAGCCTGCACCAACGGAAACTACATAGAG CCATGGAATGACTTCATGAACTGCTCCggggaggagcaggagaggctGTTGGCTCTGTTGGAGAAGGACGAGGCCAAGAAGAAACACACCAACCGGCTCCTTAAAGACCAGAGGAATG TAAATCCTGCCTTCACTGCTCAGGACTGCTTCCAGAGGATCGATCGCAGGCTGCGAGTGACTCTGAAGCGGAAACAAATCCCCCTG GGAACTCTGGAAGTACTTGAGGAACACCTTCTGCGCTTCTTCAACACTCAACCTCAGTCAGTTTACACAACCAACCTCGCCAGCAG TTTTGAGCGACTGCTGCTTCATGCCGTCTGCCAGTATATGGACCTCGTCTCAGCGA GCACCAGCTACAACGGGTTACGTCAGACTGAAGTGGTGAACAAACAAGACAAGTTTCTGCCTCCTGCACTTCTGCTGTCTGCGTACCTGGAGCAGATGAGCTGA